In a genomic window of Nocardia fluminea:
- a CDS encoding 4-(cytidine 5'-diphospho)-2-C-methyl-D-erythritol kinase — protein MLSVVPSPVVVRAPSKVNLHLGVADLRPDGYHDLTTVFQALSLADDLRLAPSASLSVRVSGEGAAEVPTDRTNLVWKAAVRLAHLAGRAPLVEIAITKGIPVAGGMAGGSADAAAALVGLNELWDLGLTREELATIAAELGSDVPFSLHGGTALGTGRGERLLPVLSRNTFHWVLALAKEGLSTPSVFRELDRLRAEGEPPRLGDPQKLMQALAAGDPHTLAPLLGNDLQAAALSLKPELRRTLRAGVGAGALAGLVSGSGPTCAFLCESEEAAIGVAAELAGAGVCRSVRTASGPVQGARVLDAEASSKG, from the coding sequence GTGCTGTCAGTTGTGCCCAGCCCGGTCGTCGTGCGAGCTCCGTCGAAGGTGAACCTGCATCTCGGAGTCGCTGATCTGCGCCCGGACGGATACCACGACCTGACCACCGTCTTCCAGGCATTGTCCCTCGCCGACGATCTCCGGCTGGCCCCCTCGGCCTCGCTCTCCGTGCGGGTGAGCGGTGAGGGCGCCGCCGAGGTGCCCACCGATCGCACCAATCTGGTCTGGAAGGCCGCGGTCCGCCTGGCGCACCTGGCGGGGCGCGCGCCGCTGGTCGAGATCGCGATCACCAAGGGCATCCCGGTGGCCGGTGGCATGGCGGGCGGCAGCGCCGACGCGGCCGCCGCCCTGGTCGGGCTGAACGAACTGTGGGATCTCGGACTCACCCGCGAGGAACTGGCCACGATCGCCGCCGAACTCGGCAGCGATGTCCCCTTCTCCCTGCACGGCGGCACCGCGCTGGGCACCGGCCGCGGCGAGCGCCTGCTTCCGGTGCTGTCGCGCAATACCTTTCACTGGGTCCTCGCGCTGGCCAAGGAGGGCCTGTCCACCCCGTCGGTCTTCCGCGAACTCGACCGGCTGCGCGCCGAAGGTGAGCCACCACGCCTCGGTGACCCCCAGAAGCTCATGCAGGCGCTGGCCGCGGGCGACCCGCACACTCTCGCGCCCCTGCTCGGCAACGACCTGCAGGCCGCGGCCCTCTCGCTGAAGCCGGAACTGCGCCGCACCCTGCGCGCGGGCGTCGGCGCGGGCGCCCTGGCCGGGCTGGTCTCGGGCTCCGGGCCCACCTGCGCCTTCCTCTGCGAGTCCGAGGAGGCCGCGATCGGTGTCGCCGCGGAGCTGGCCGGTGCGGGCGTGTGCCGCAGCGTGCGCACCGCGAGCGGGCCGGTTCAAGGCGCGCGAGTGCTCGACGCCGAGGCGTCGTCCAAAGGCTGA
- a CDS encoding resuscitation-promoting factor produces MSAFARINSSRSPLLFAAVAAMLLILLVGASLAIVNHKTVAIVIDGERTELSTMSRDVRAILADAGYEIAEHDEVIPAASAKVGDGATITFNRGREITVTLDGVERKVWTTGTTAGDALASMQIPSDTHVLPSRTEKLPLAGAALSVYTPRNISLVDGGAAPVDVRLAAATVGEFLTAAGIPLKDEDFTEPAATTPLAEGMRVVVTRQRTEQRTETLPLDPTETVIEDVTMNMSRTVVENPGMPGLHEATFAVKMVNGVEASRVQVHSNVIVPAQNKTIRKGAKPGTEVPPVRDGAVWDALAKCESTGNWAINTGNGYYGGIQFDQSTWERQGGLKYAPRADLASREEQIAIAEVTRARQGWGAWPACTGRLGIS; encoded by the coding sequence ATGTCGGCTTTTGCGCGGATCAACTCGTCACGTTCACCGCTGCTGTTCGCAGCGGTGGCGGCCATGCTGCTGATTCTTCTCGTCGGCGCCTCCCTGGCCATCGTCAACCACAAGACGGTCGCGATCGTCATCGACGGCGAACGGACCGAGCTCTCGACGATGTCGCGCGACGTGCGCGCCATCCTGGCCGACGCCGGCTACGAGATCGCCGAACACGACGAGGTGATCCCCGCCGCGAGCGCCAAGGTCGGCGACGGCGCCACCATCACCTTCAATCGGGGCCGCGAGATCACGGTCACCCTCGACGGTGTCGAGCGCAAGGTGTGGACCACCGGCACCACCGCCGGCGACGCGCTCGCGTCCATGCAGATCCCGTCCGATACCCACGTGTTGCCCTCGCGCACCGAGAAGCTGCCCCTCGCCGGTGCCGCGCTGAGCGTGTACACCCCGCGCAACATCTCGCTGGTCGACGGTGGCGCCGCACCGGTCGACGTGCGCCTCGCCGCCGCGACTGTCGGTGAATTCCTCACGGCCGCGGGCATTCCGCTGAAGGACGAGGACTTCACCGAGCCCGCCGCGACGACCCCGCTCGCCGAGGGCATGCGGGTCGTCGTCACCCGGCAGCGCACCGAACAGCGCACCGAGACCCTGCCGCTCGATCCCACCGAAACGGTGATCGAGGACGTGACCATGAACATGAGCCGCACCGTGGTGGAGAACCCGGGGATGCCCGGTCTGCACGAGGCGACGTTCGCGGTGAAGATGGTGAACGGGGTCGAAGCCTCACGCGTGCAGGTGCATTCGAATGTGATCGTGCCCGCGCAGAACAAGACGATTCGCAAGGGTGCCAAGCCGGGGACCGAGGTGCCGCCGGTGCGTGACGGGGCGGTGTGGGACGCGCTGGCGAAGTGTGAGTCGACGGGGAACTGGGCGATCAACACCGGCAACGGATACTACGGCGGCATTCAGTTCGATCAGAGCACCTGGGAACGTCAGGGTGGGTTGAAGTACGCACCGCGGGCTGATCTGGCCAGTCGGGAAGAGCAGATCGCGATCGCCGAGGTCACGCGGGCGCGGCAGGGGTGGGGCGCCTGGCCCGCATGCACCGGCCGCCTGGGAATCAGCTAG
- the metG gene encoding methionine--tRNA ligase, with translation MSAAEGAEAPAFYVTTAIAYPNGAPHIGHAYEYISTDAIARFKRLDGYDVFFMTGTDEHGQKMQQTAATEGIPVQELAARNSDVFEAMDKALDISFDRFIRTTDADHQAACVAIWERMLANGDIYLGNYSGWYSVRDEAFYNEDETTLLADGTRESTETKTPVTWTEESNYFFKLSEYQDKLLALYEDRPEFIAPSTRRNEIVSYVKAGLKDLSISRTTFDWGVPVPGEPDHVMYVWVDALTNYLTGVGFPNTGSDAFEKFWPANLHIIGKDITRFHTVYWPAFLMSAGIELPDRVFVHGFLYNKGEKMSKSTGNVVDPLALVSTYGLDQVRFFLLREISYGQDGSYSNDAIAGRINSDLANEFGNLVQRSLTMVNKNCDAKSPTPGEFTDEDRALLDRANGLLAKCRSEFDAQQMHLALEAIWLTLGETNRYFSANAPWALRKSGTEEDLARMATVLYVTLEVVRIVAILVQPVMPGSAAKILDLLAQEGRTFADIATPLAPGLDLPAPEPIFPRYLEPKE, from the coding sequence ATGAGTGCAGCCGAAGGCGCCGAGGCGCCCGCCTTCTACGTCACGACGGCCATCGCGTACCCGAACGGTGCGCCGCATATCGGCCACGCGTACGAGTACATCTCCACCGACGCGATCGCCCGCTTCAAACGGCTCGACGGTTACGACGTGTTCTTCATGACCGGCACCGACGAGCACGGTCAGAAGATGCAGCAGACCGCGGCGACCGAAGGCATTCCGGTGCAGGAGCTCGCGGCCCGCAACTCCGATGTCTTCGAGGCGATGGACAAGGCGCTCGACATCTCCTTCGACCGCTTCATCCGCACCACCGACGCCGACCATCAGGCCGCCTGCGTCGCCATCTGGGAGCGGATGCTCGCCAACGGCGACATCTACCTTGGCAACTACTCCGGCTGGTACTCGGTGCGCGACGAGGCCTTCTACAACGAGGACGAGACCACCCTCCTCGCCGACGGCACCCGCGAGTCCACCGAGACCAAGACCCCGGTCACCTGGACCGAGGAGTCGAACTACTTCTTCAAGCTCTCGGAGTACCAGGACAAGCTGCTCGCGCTCTACGAGGATCGGCCCGAGTTCATCGCGCCCTCGACCCGGCGCAACGAGATCGTCAGCTACGTCAAGGCCGGCCTCAAGGATCTGTCGATCTCGCGCACCACCTTCGACTGGGGCGTTCCGGTCCCCGGCGAGCCCGACCACGTGATGTACGTGTGGGTCGACGCGCTCACCAATTACCTGACGGGCGTGGGCTTTCCGAACACCGGCTCCGACGCGTTCGAGAAGTTCTGGCCGGCGAACCTGCACATCATCGGCAAGGACATCACCCGGTTCCACACGGTGTACTGGCCGGCCTTCCTGATGTCGGCCGGCATCGAGCTCCCCGACCGGGTGTTCGTGCACGGATTCTTGTACAACAAGGGCGAGAAGATGTCGAAGTCGACGGGCAATGTCGTCGACCCGCTCGCGCTGGTGTCCACCTACGGCCTCGACCAGGTGCGGTTCTTCCTGCTGCGCGAGATCTCCTATGGGCAGGACGGCAGCTACAGCAACGACGCCATCGCGGGCCGCATCAACAGTGACCTGGCCAACGAGTTCGGCAACCTGGTCCAGCGCAGCCTGACCATGGTCAACAAGAACTGCGACGCCAAGTCCCCCACGCCCGGTGAGTTCACCGACGAGGACCGCGCGCTGCTCGACCGCGCGAACGGCCTACTGGCCAAGTGCCGCAGCGAGTTCGACGCCCAGCAGATGCACCTCGCGCTGGAAGCCATCTGGCTCACCCTCGGCGAGACCAATCGCTACTTCTCCGCCAACGCCCCGTGGGCGCTGCGCAAGTCGGGTACCGAGGAAGACCTGGCCCGCATGGCGACGGTCCTCTACGTGACACTCGAGGTGGTCCGCATCGTCGCCATCCTGGTCCAACCGGTGATGCCCGGCTCGGCGGCCAAGATCCTGGACCTGCTCGCCCAGGAAGGCCGTACCTTCGCCGACATCGCCACCCCCCTGGCCCCCGGTCTCGACCTGCCCGCGCCGGAACCGATCTTCCCGCGCTACCTCGAGCCCAAGGAATAG
- a CDS encoding isocitrate lyase/PEP mutase family protein translates to MTSLDTKAKTLLELHRPGNPVVLPTVWDAWSANVAVAAGFSGLTMGSHPVADSIGRADGEGMSFDELLARVAQVTASVEVPVSVDIESGYGLEPLQLIDGLLAAGAVGLNIEDTVHSEGKRLRSPAEHADLVRGLREAADAAGVHVVVNARTDLFLRQDGDEADRLDRAIARLTLAAEAGADVLYPVGKHADADLRRLTSELPLPVNAIGQPGSPAKDYFADLGVARISFGPFLQAALGAEATNLLAAWK, encoded by the coding sequence ATGACTTCTCTGGATACCAAGGCGAAGACTCTGCTCGAACTGCACCGTCCGGGAAATCCGGTGGTGCTGCCGACCGTCTGGGATGCCTGGTCGGCGAATGTCGCTGTCGCGGCCGGTTTTTCGGGGCTCACCATGGGCAGCCATCCGGTCGCCGACTCGATCGGGCGCGCCGACGGTGAGGGGATGAGTTTCGACGAACTCCTCGCCCGCGTTGCCCAGGTGACCGCTTCGGTCGAGGTCCCGGTCTCGGTCGACATCGAATCCGGCTACGGCCTCGAACCCCTGCAACTGATCGACGGTCTGCTCGCCGCGGGCGCTGTCGGCCTCAACATCGAGGACACCGTGCACAGCGAGGGCAAGCGTCTGCGTTCGCCCGCCGAACACGCCGATCTGGTCCGTGGCCTGCGCGAAGCCGCCGACGCGGCGGGCGTGCACGTCGTGGTGAACGCCCGCACCGACCTGTTCCTGCGGCAGGACGGCGACGAAGCCGACCGCCTCGACCGTGCCATCGCCCGCCTCACGCTGGCCGCCGAAGCGGGCGCCGATGTGCTGTACCCGGTGGGCAAGCACGCCGACGCCGACCTGCGCAGGCTCACCAGCGAACTGCCGTTGCCGGTCAACGCGATCGGCCAGCCGGGAAGCCCGGCCAAGGACTACTTCGCCGACCTCGGCGTCGCCCGCATCAGCTTCGGCCCGTTCCTGCAGGCGGCGCTGGGCGCCGAGGCCACCAACCTGCTGGCCGCCTGGAAGTAG
- a CDS encoding alpha/beta fold hydrolase, with amino-acid sequence MRGVSVWRSVAAVVLSVGVGVCVPLPVAHAESPGTVIAVVPQGDGFHGMSGAQVIDYWTRGVGGVSQPASGALYLPGGVAPAGGWPVVTYDHGTTGLGAGCGGQSDPAGAPWPQSQVGQDVFLRYLVSKGFAVVAPDYLGLGRFDTGPHPYLGIDTEATATIDMLRAAHSVRDDLSPVWVAAGMSQGGQAALGTAHRQASYAPELDFRGTIAIDPASDVEKVATLLGPGNPDRVSGGILGFSASILAGLRAARPDAQVDSYLSPLGRQVIDEIGALCSDAIDERVADLTLGAMLSRSLGDEPLRSVMADYMAVPTSGYDAPILLLVNATDRTVPSPLHAALAAQFTAGGVNYTPVVGTGSHCELNPAMWSAIDEFLGRVH; translated from the coding sequence ATGCGTGGGGTTTCGGTGTGGCGTTCGGTTGCCGCGGTGGTTCTGTCGGTGGGGGTCGGGGTGTGTGTGCCGCTGCCGGTGGCGCATGCGGAGTCGCCGGGGACTGTCATCGCGGTCGTTCCGCAGGGGGACGGGTTTCACGGGATGTCGGGGGCTCAGGTCATCGATTACTGGACGCGCGGGGTGGGGGGTGTGTCGCAGCCCGCCAGCGGTGCGCTGTATCTGCCGGGTGGCGTAGCGCCTGCAGGTGGTTGGCCTGTTGTCACGTACGACCACGGGACCACGGGGCTGGGGGCGGGGTGCGGGGGACAGTCGGATCCAGCGGGGGCGCCGTGGCCGCAATCGCAAGTGGGACAGGACGTTTTCCTTCGGTATCTGGTGTCGAAGGGGTTCGCTGTCGTCGCGCCGGATTATCTGGGGCTCGGCAGGTTCGACACGGGGCCGCATCCGTATCTCGGGATCGACACCGAGGCCACCGCCACCATCGACATGCTCCGGGCCGCGCATTCTGTGCGTGACGATCTGTCGCCGGTGTGGGTGGCGGCGGGGATGTCGCAGGGTGGACAGGCCGCGCTCGGCACCGCGCACCGGCAGGCGAGTTACGCGCCGGAGCTGGACTTCCGCGGCACCATCGCGATCGACCCGGCATCGGATGTGGAGAAGGTGGCCACCCTGCTCGGGCCGGGCAACCCGGATCGCGTCAGCGGCGGGATTCTGGGGTTCTCGGCCAGCATTCTGGCGGGATTGCGCGCCGCTCGCCCGGACGCGCAGGTCGACAGTTACCTCAGTCCGCTCGGCCGCCAGGTCATCGACGAGATCGGCGCCCTGTGCTCGGACGCCATCGACGAGCGGGTCGCTGATCTGACACTGGGGGCGATGCTCAGCCGCTCGCTCGGCGACGAGCCGTTGCGCTCGGTCATGGCCGACTACATGGCCGTACCGACCAGCGGTTACGACGCGCCGATCCTGCTGCTGGTCAATGCCACCGACCGCACGGTGCCGTCGCCGCTGCACGCGGCACTGGCCGCGCAGTTCACCGCGGGTGGGGTGAACTACACGCCGGTGGTCGGGACGGGCAGTCACTGCGAACTGAATCCGGCGATGTGGTCCGCGATCGACGAGTTCCTCGGCCGGGTGCACTGA
- a CDS encoding heavy-metal-associated domain-containing protein: protein MATTTYTVTGMTCGHCVSSVKQEIGKIDGVTGVDVDLASGLVRVDSAGELADTDVAAAVDEAGYALSA from the coding sequence ATGGCCACCACCACCTACACCGTCACGGGAATGACCTGCGGACACTGCGTGAGCTCGGTCAAGCAGGAGATCGGCAAGATCGATGGCGTCACCGGCGTGGATGTCGACCTCGCCAGCGGCCTGGTTCGCGTCGACAGCGCGGGCGAACTGGCCGACACCGATGTGGCCGCCGCGGTCGACGAAGCGGGTTACGCGCTGAGCGCCTGA
- a CDS encoding lipase family protein: protein MNNPIRATFVATLVASAVTAAGFAPAIAETPGSLISVQAEPAGWHGLSRGSSVEYWMTDSAGVQRPASGAMFLPEGDAPTGGWPIVAYDHGTSGSGPGCGGQADPETGPLPLHRAAEDRLIKRFVDQGFAVVTPDYLGLGRFDTGPHPYLEVRSEATATIDLVRAARAASPELSRTWSALGTSQGGHAALSAAHVQAEYAPELDFRGTAAIDAASDVEKILPFLGPDVPSVPGLSGTTSFIVSILAGLRATHPELDVDSYLTERGKALVDDAGTQCLDEIIAATKGVTSAEFLARPLAPLRDPLAAYMMLPTSGYDAPILLTMNVTDTIVPSPLHAALVAQLAANGVDQQVVTGTGQHGSVSPEQLAAIDGFLARVNVAPTQR from the coding sequence CTGAACAACCCGATTCGCGCGACCTTTGTCGCCACGCTGGTCGCGAGTGCGGTGACCGCCGCCGGATTCGCTCCGGCCATCGCCGAGACTCCCGGTTCGCTCATCTCGGTGCAGGCCGAACCCGCGGGCTGGCACGGGCTCAGCCGCGGCTCGTCGGTCGAGTACTGGATGACCGACTCGGCCGGGGTCCAGCGCCCGGCCAGCGGCGCGATGTTCCTGCCCGAAGGCGACGCCCCGACCGGTGGCTGGCCGATCGTGGCCTACGACCACGGCACCTCGGGCTCCGGCCCCGGCTGCGGCGGTCAGGCCGACCCGGAGACCGGTCCGCTGCCCCTGCACCGTGCCGCCGAGGACCGGCTGATCAAGCGATTCGTCGATCAGGGCTTCGCCGTGGTCACCCCGGACTACCTCGGACTCGGCCGCTTCGACACCGGCCCGCACCCGTATCTCGAAGTGCGCAGTGAGGCGACCGCGACGATCGACCTGGTGCGCGCCGCCCGCGCCGCCAGCCCCGAACTGTCGCGGACCTGGAGCGCCCTCGGTACCTCCCAGGGCGGTCACGCGGCGCTGAGCGCGGCGCACGTGCAGGCCGAATACGCACCGGAGCTGGACTTCCGCGGCACCGCCGCCATCGACGCGGCCTCCGATGTGGAGAAGATCCTGCCGTTCCTCGGGCCGGACGTGCCCTCGGTGCCGGGCCTCTCGGGCACCACGTCGTTCATCGTCAGCATCCTGGCCGGGCTGCGCGCCACCCATCCGGAACTCGACGTGGACTCCTATCTGACCGAGCGCGGCAAGGCGCTCGTAGACGACGCGGGCACGCAGTGCCTGGACGAGATCATCGCCGCCACGAAAGGCGTGACCTCGGCCGAATTCCTGGCGCGTCCGCTCGCCCCGCTGCGCGACCCGCTCGCGGCCTACATGATGCTGCCGACCAGCGGCTACGACGCGCCGATCCTGTTGACGATGAACGTCACCGACACGATCGTGCCGTCCCCGCTGCACGCGGCGCTGGTCGCGCAGCTCGCGGCCAACGGTGTCGACCAGCAGGTGGTCACCGGCACCGGCCAGCACGGCTCGGTCTCGCCCGAGCAGCTCGCCGCCATCGACGGGTTCCTCGCCCGTGTGAACGTCGCCCCGACACAGCGCTGA
- a CDS encoding TatD family hydrolase has product MPTTVIRVANTNRPAPPVPAPLAPLIDAHTHLDACGATDAASTAAIVDRAASAGVGHVVTVADDLAAAQWAVRAAQWDPRVYAAVALHPTRANALDDKAKAELEHLATDPRVVAVGETGLDYYWPGKLDGCADVETQIEGFRWHIDLAKRVRKPLMIHNREADHDLLTVLLDEGAPDTVIFHCFSSDAAMAEACVAEGYVLSFSGTVSFKNAHELREAAKLVPDDQILVETDAPYLTPHPYRGAPNESYCLPYTVRALAEVREQDPRALAEITTANARRLYRIR; this is encoded by the coding sequence ATGCCCACTACTGTAATCCGGGTGGCAAACACGAATCGTCCGGCTCCGCCTGTTCCCGCCCCGCTCGCGCCGCTGATCGATGCCCACACGCACCTCGATGCCTGTGGCGCAACCGATGCCGCGTCGACCGCGGCCATCGTGGATCGCGCGGCCTCGGCCGGTGTCGGGCACGTGGTGACCGTCGCCGACGATCTGGCCGCCGCGCAGTGGGCCGTGCGGGCCGCGCAGTGGGATCCGCGGGTGTACGCGGCTGTCGCGTTGCATCCCACCCGTGCCAACGCCCTCGACGACAAGGCGAAGGCCGAGCTCGAGCATCTCGCCACCGACCCCCGCGTGGTCGCGGTCGGGGAGACCGGCCTCGACTACTACTGGCCGGGCAAGCTCGACGGCTGCGCGGACGTCGAGACCCAGATCGAGGGTTTCCGCTGGCACATCGACCTGGCCAAGCGCGTGCGCAAACCGCTGATGATCCACAACCGCGAAGCCGACCACGACCTGCTCACGGTGCTGCTCGACGAGGGCGCGCCGGACACGGTGATCTTCCACTGCTTCTCCTCGGACGCGGCGATGGCCGAGGCGTGCGTGGCGGAGGGGTACGTGCTGAGCTTCTCGGGCACCGTGAGTTTCAAGAACGCGCACGAACTACGTGAGGCCGCCAAGCTGGTGCCCGACGACCAGATCCTCGTGGAAACCGATGCGCCGTATCTGACGCCGCACCCGTATCGCGGTGCGCCGAACGAGTCGTACTGCCTGCCGTACACCGTCCGCGCGCTCGCCGAAGTGCGGGAACAGGACCCGCGGGCGCTGGCCGAGATCACCACCGCCAACGCGCGCAGACTGTACCGGATCCGGTAG
- a CDS encoding ABC-F family ATP-binding cassette domain-containing protein gives MSNLINLEQVSKSFGVKPLLDDVSLGLHAGERIGVVGLNGGGKTTLLEVLTGLEPPDKGRVSRVGGLRMAVVTQRGVLPEGASIGSIVFAGLSDDLSTADIADHQWAADSRVRSILEGIGIADLGLDTLVTNLSGGERRRVALAAALVRDLDLLVLDEPTNHLDIEGVQWLAEHLVARRTALVVVTHDRWFLDTVANRTWEVVGGKVEVYEGGYGDWIFARAERARQADASESRRQNLARKELAWLRRGAKARTSKPRYRVEAAEALIADVPAPRDSVSLAAFARKRLGRVVIELEDVALTTPDGRVLVDDLTWRLAPGERVGLVGVNGSGKTTLLRALAGETEPAKGKRIQGQTVQIGWLRQELDDLPTDMRVLEAVQQVAQRIMLGDKEISAGQLAERLGFTPARQRTPVGDLSGGERRRLQLTRILMAEPNVLLLDEPTNDLDIDTLQQLEDLLDNWAGTLVVISHDRYLVERICDSTWALFGDGKLTNLPGGIDSYLAKRATMAGNAKPLTAKTGGTSTDSSDRRAARKELSKVERSIAKLDEREQKLHKALADAATEPDKLVTLGAELKDVVAEKEAAEERWMELAEAADQ, from the coding sequence ATGTCCAACCTGATCAACCTGGAACAGGTTTCCAAGAGCTTCGGCGTCAAGCCGCTGCTCGATGACGTCTCCCTCGGACTGCACGCGGGGGAACGGATCGGGGTGGTGGGCCTCAACGGTGGCGGTAAGACCACGCTGCTCGAGGTCCTGACCGGACTGGAGCCGCCCGACAAGGGCCGGGTGAGCCGGGTGGGTGGGCTGCGGATGGCCGTGGTCACCCAGCGTGGCGTGCTGCCCGAGGGCGCGAGCATCGGGTCGATCGTGTTCGCCGGTCTGTCCGACGACCTGTCCACCGCCGACATCGCCGACCATCAGTGGGCCGCCGATTCGCGCGTGCGCTCGATCCTCGAGGGCATCGGCATCGCCGACCTCGGGCTCGACACCCTGGTCACCAATCTCTCCGGTGGCGAACGCCGCCGCGTCGCCCTGGCGGCGGCGCTGGTGCGCGACCTCGACCTGCTCGTCCTCGACGAGCCGACCAACCACCTCGACATCGAGGGCGTGCAGTGGCTGGCCGAACACCTGGTCGCCCGGCGCACCGCGCTCGTCGTCGTGACCCACGATCGCTGGTTCCTCGACACCGTCGCCAACCGCACCTGGGAGGTCGTCGGCGGCAAGGTGGAGGTCTACGAGGGCGGCTACGGCGACTGGATCTTCGCCCGCGCCGAACGCGCGCGCCAGGCCGACGCCTCGGAATCGCGCCGCCAGAATCTGGCCCGCAAGGAACTGGCCTGGCTGCGCCGCGGCGCCAAGGCCCGCACCTCGAAGCCGCGCTACCGCGTCGAGGCCGCCGAGGCGCTGATCGCCGATGTGCCCGCGCCGCGCGATTCGGTCTCGCTGGCCGCGTTCGCCCGGAAGCGTCTGGGCCGCGTGGTGATCGAACTCGAGGATGTCGCCCTCACCACCCCCGACGGCCGGGTGCTGGTCGACGACCTCACCTGGCGGCTCGCACCGGGCGAGCGGGTCGGCCTGGTCGGCGTCAACGGATCGGGCAAGACCACGCTGCTGCGCGCGCTGGCCGGGGAGACCGAACCCGCCAAGGGCAAACGGATCCAGGGTCAGACCGTGCAGATCGGCTGGCTGCGTCAGGAACTCGACGACCTGCCCACCGATATGCGGGTGCTCGAGGCCGTGCAGCAGGTCGCGCAGCGAATCATGCTCGGCGACAAGGAGATCTCGGCCGGTCAGCTCGCCGAACGGCTCGGTTTCACGCCGGCCCGTCAGCGCACCCCGGTCGGTGACCTCTCCGGTGGTGAACGCCGTCGGCTGCAGCTCACCCGCATCCTGATGGCCGAACCGAACGTCCTGCTGCTCGACGAGCCGACCAACGACCTCGACATCGACACCCTGCAGCAGCTCGAGGACCTGCTCGACAACTGGGCGGGCACGCTGGTGGTCATCAGTCACGACCGCTACCTGGTCGAGCGCATCTGCGACTCCACCTGGGCCCTGTTCGGCGACGGCAAACTCACCAACCTGCCCGGCGGCATCGACTCCTACCTCGCCAAGCGCGCGACCATGGCGGGCAACGCCAAACCGCTCACCGCGAAGACCGGTGGCACCTCGACGGATTCGTCCGACCGGCGCGCCGCTCGCAAGGAACTGTCGAAGGTCGAACGCAGCATCGCCAAACTCGACGAGCGCGAACAGAAACTCCACAAGGCGCTGGCCGACGCCGCGACGGAGCCGGACAAGCTGGTCACACTCGGAGCCGAGCTGAAGGACGTTGTCGCCGAGAAAGAAGCGGCGGAAGAGCGCTGGATGGAATTGGCGGAAGCCGCCGACCAGTGA
- the rsmA gene encoding 16S rRNA (adenine(1518)-N(6)/adenine(1519)-N(6))-dimethyltransferase RsmA has product MSEPENSARGNRAALLGPAEVRTLAERFGVRPTKQLGQNFVHDGNTVRRIVSAAGVGAGDTVLEVGPGLGSLTLALLDVVDQVVAVEIDPVLANYLPETVADRAPGLVERLRVVEADALRVRPEQLPAAPTALVANLPYNVAVPVLLHLLATLPSIMVSLVMVQAEVADRLAAEPGNRVYGVPSVKAGFFGKVRRAGHVGTQVFWPVPRVESGLVRIDRYAEPPWPMDDAHRRRVFEVIDAAFAQRRKTLRAALSGWAGSPAEAERRLVAAGIDPTARGETLETAAFVRLAATT; this is encoded by the coding sequence GTGTCCGAACCAGAGAATTCCGCTCGAGGTAACCGTGCCGCCTTGCTCGGTCCCGCCGAGGTGCGGACCCTGGCCGAACGTTTCGGCGTCCGACCCACCAAGCAGCTCGGGCAGAATTTCGTGCACGACGGCAATACCGTGCGGCGCATCGTGTCCGCGGCCGGGGTCGGCGCGGGTGACACGGTGCTCGAGGTCGGTCCGGGTCTCGGTTCGCTGACGCTGGCGCTGCTCGACGTGGTCGATCAGGTGGTCGCCGTCGAAATCGACCCCGTGCTCGCCAACTATCTGCCCGAGACCGTCGCCGATCGCGCGCCCGGGCTGGTCGAGCGGCTGCGTGTGGTCGAGGCCGACGCGCTGCGGGTGCGCCCGGAGCAGCTGCCCGCCGCGCCGACCGCGCTGGTGGCGAACCTGCCGTACAACGTGGCGGTGCCGGTGCTGTTGCACCTGCTCGCGACGTTGCCGAGCATCATGGTGTCGCTGGTGATGGTCCAGGCGGAGGTGGCCGATCGGCTGGCCGCCGAGCCGGGGAACCGGGTGTACGGGGTGCCGAGCGTCAAGGCGGGTTTCTTCGGGAAGGTCCGGCGGGCCGGTCACGTGGGGACGCAGGTTTTCTGGCCGGTGCCGCGCGTCGAGTCGGGTCTGGTGCGGATCGATCGCTACGCCGAGCCGCCGTGGCCGATGGACGACGCGCATCGCAGGCGGGTGTTCGAGGTGATCGACGCGGCGTTCGCGCAGCGGCGAAAGACGTTGCGGGCGGCGCTGTCCGGATGGGCGGGCTCGCCCGCCGAGGCCGAGCGCCGCTTGGTCGCCGCCGGGATCGATCCGACGGCACGGGGCGAGACCTTGGAGACGGCGGCGTTCGTCCGATTGGCTGCGACGACCTGA